A single genomic interval of Acidimicrobiia bacterium harbors:
- a CDS encoding S9 family peptidase, translating to MQSSDLARLTLPSDPQISPDGTRVAFVVTRPDLDDDRYHRTIWVWDGGSARAFTHGPADVNPRWSPDGKSLAFLRGGETPDQRPQVAVMPAGGGEARVLTDIPLGCEELEWSPDGSGIAAVGITHTDEWADLDDAERGRRPRRVTDVPFRFDNLGWTHDRKRHVWLVDPEGGADPRCLTEGEYDERFIAWRPDGTAIAFATDRSPRRAFEDGMDLFEVDIENGEQRRIVERGSWAFPSYRPDGTLHAIGDPVPGSWPSLISVWRIGEEPVDLTGHLDRNVFSMTLGVAPRGPQWHGQTFFSVVEDSGRVGVIRVHEDGAVDHLVDGDRVVKGLTVDASGSRLAMIISSPTDPGEVYIWEDGEERCLTDLNAAFRAGVPMCEPEHFNVVSGGIEVDAWALVPPGEDRLPVLLNIHGGPASQYGWGFFDEFQVFAGAGYAVIACNPRGSTGRGLEHVRAVVGDGWGVVDVEDVTNTIEEALRRYPRLDPERIGVMGGSYGGFLTAWLIAKDHRYRSAVVERALLSFTSFAGTSDIGSTFPKIYAGVDLVDDPNVLWEKSPLGIAHLIQTPTLILHSENDFRCPIEQAEQLFMILKRQEVEAEFLRFPGEGHELSRSGKPKHRQERFDAILDWHARQLTTSG from the coding sequence ATGCAGTCTTCGGATCTCGCTCGCCTCACCCTTCCCTCTGATCCCCAGATCAGCCCGGACGGCACACGGGTAGCGTTCGTGGTCACCCGTCCGGATCTCGATGACGATCGGTACCACCGCACGATCTGGGTCTGGGACGGCGGGTCCGCCCGGGCTTTCACCCACGGGCCGGCCGACGTCAATCCCCGCTGGTCACCGGACGGGAAATCGCTCGCGTTCCTCCGGGGCGGAGAGACCCCGGACCAGCGTCCGCAGGTGGCCGTGATGCCGGCCGGCGGCGGAGAAGCCCGGGTCCTCACGGACATTCCCCTGGGTTGCGAGGAGTTGGAATGGTCGCCGGATGGGAGCGGAATTGCGGCCGTCGGGATCACCCATACCGATGAATGGGCGGATCTCGATGATGCCGAACGCGGGCGCCGCCCCCGTCGCGTCACCGACGTGCCCTTCCGGTTCGACAACCTCGGCTGGACCCACGATCGCAAGCGGCATGTCTGGCTGGTCGACCCGGAGGGTGGCGCAGACCCACGCTGTCTGACCGAAGGCGAGTACGACGAGCGATTCATCGCCTGGCGCCCGGATGGGACGGCCATCGCTTTCGCCACCGATCGATCGCCTCGACGAGCCTTTGAAGATGGCATGGACCTCTTCGAAGTCGACATCGAAAACGGCGAGCAGCGGCGCATCGTCGAGCGCGGATCGTGGGCCTTCCCGTCCTATCGGCCCGACGGGACTTTGCATGCCATCGGTGACCCCGTTCCGGGGAGTTGGCCGAGTCTCATCTCCGTATGGAGGATTGGAGAGGAACCGGTCGACCTCACCGGTCACCTCGACCGCAACGTGTTCTCAATGACATTGGGCGTTGCCCCCCGTGGTCCCCAATGGCATGGGCAGACCTTCTTCTCGGTCGTCGAAGACTCCGGGCGTGTCGGCGTGATCCGGGTTCACGAAGACGGCGCCGTTGATCACCTCGTCGATGGGGATCGCGTTGTGAAGGGTTTGACGGTGGATGCGTCCGGATCCCGTCTGGCGATGATCATCAGCAGCCCGACCGACCCTGGTGAGGTTTACATCTGGGAGGATGGCGAGGAGAGGTGTCTGACGGACCTGAACGCGGCGTTCCGCGCCGGGGTGCCGATGTGCGAACCGGAGCACTTCAATGTGGTTTCCGGCGGCATCGAAGTCGACGCCTGGGCCCTGGTCCCGCCGGGTGAGGATCGCCTACCGGTGCTCCTCAACATTCACGGTGGCCCGGCCAGCCAGTACGGTTGGGGATTCTTCGATGAGTTCCAGGTATTCGCCGGCGCCGGTTATGCCGTGATCGCCTGTAATCCGCGGGGCTCGACCGGGCGAGGTCTGGAGCACGTGCGGGCCGTCGTAGGTGACGGCTGGGGCGTCGTCGACGTCGAGGACGTCACCAACACGATCGAGGAGGCCCTGCGCCGCTATCCGCGCCTGGATCCCGAGCGGATCGGAGTCATGGGCGGTTCATACGGCGGGTTTCTCACCGCCTGGTTGATTGCCAAGGATCACCGCTACCGGTCGGCGGTCGTGGAGCGGGCGCTGCTCTCCTTCACATCATTCGCCGGGACGTCGGACATCGGGTCGACCTTCCCGAAGATCTATGCCGGCGTTGACCTCGTCGATGATCCGAATGTCCTGTGGGAGAAGAGTCCTCTGGGGATCGCGCACTTGATCCAGACGCCGACGCTGATCCTCCACTCTGAGAACGACTTCCGGTGCCCGATCGAGCAAGCCGAGCAACTGTTCATGATCTTGAAACGGCAGGAGGTGGAAGCAGAATTCCTCCGCTTCCCCGGCGAGGGCCACGAACTGTCCCGATCTGGAAAGCCGAAACACCGGCAGGAACGGTTCGATGCCATCCTCGACTGGCATGCCCGGCAACTGACCACCAGCGGATAG
- a CDS encoding phosphatidylglycerophosphatase A codes for MHRLIASWFGSGLLLGAVRGSDRGSGTVGAALALVFSLAFGVIGWWVQALAAVVVAVAAVWSAGHFAEDGDPGWVVVDEAAGMFLATIGLLGWSALVAFFVFRIADIFKRTPGVGAAESLPGGWGITADDLVAGLYGLAAGWAFQLMT; via the coding sequence GTGCATCGACTCATCGCCTCATGGTTTGGATCCGGCCTGCTCCTCGGCGCCGTACGCGGGTCGGACCGCGGTTCTGGAACGGTCGGAGCAGCGTTGGCGCTCGTCTTCTCCCTTGCGTTCGGGGTAATCGGATGGTGGGTGCAAGCGCTGGCAGCCGTCGTCGTGGCTGTGGCCGCGGTGTGGTCTGCCGGGCACTTCGCAGAAGACGGTGACCCCGGCTGGGTCGTTGTCGATGAAGCAGCCGGGATGTTCCTGGCCACGATCGGCCTCCTCGGCTGGTCGGCGCTCGTCGCCTTCTTCGTGTTTCGCATCGCCGACATCTTCAAACGAACGCCGGGGGTCGGAGCGGCCGAATCGTTACCCGGGGGTTGGGGAATTACCGCAGACGATCTCGTAGCCGGCCTCTACGGCCTGGCGGCAGGCTGGGCATTCCAACTCATGACCTAA
- the serA gene encoding phosphoglycerate dehydrogenase has translation MRPKVVIAETISQAGIDVLAEHCDVEIATDLERDELLKRMGDANGLIVRSATEVDAELIESAPELVVVGRAGVGVDNIDLPAATAAGVLVVNAPQANIISAAEHTMALLLAQARNVAPADASLRAGRWDRKKYQGIELHGKTLGVIGLGRIGSLVAQRALSFGMRLVAFDPYVSSERARRLGVEVADNLDDLLARSDFITVHLPRTKETVGLIGRDNIAKMKDGVRIVNASRGGIVDEQALVEAVRSGKVAGAGLDVYDMEPLRDSPLLDLPEVVLTPHLGASTIEAQDKAGLDVAEAVGAALRGELVLSAVNVDIGRDVGDETREFLGVAEFLGAIFCRVAQGLPDRLVVRAEGRIAASPIRPLRLSALKGAFNVVSSAPVSFVNVEALANQSGLVIVEEASQESDEFVSLLRLSGEVGGRTVSIAGTIGRKGAHLVSIFGHDVELLMSRHMLLVRNADIPGVIGRVGTYLGQIGINIANMAVGQSPETGNAAMMGLSLDRALDETQMEQFRSLDGVEEAQQVELPL, from the coding sequence ATGCGGCCGAAAGTGGTGATTGCCGAGACGATTTCTCAGGCGGGCATCGATGTCCTTGCCGAGCACTGCGATGTCGAAATCGCGACGGACCTCGAGCGAGATGAACTGCTGAAGCGTATGGGCGATGCCAACGGCCTGATCGTCCGATCAGCCACGGAGGTCGACGCGGAACTCATCGAATCGGCACCCGAACTCGTCGTCGTGGGTAGAGCCGGCGTCGGCGTCGACAATATCGATCTTCCTGCCGCCACTGCTGCCGGCGTTCTGGTCGTCAATGCTCCACAGGCCAACATCATCAGTGCCGCGGAACACACCATGGCACTGCTGCTCGCCCAAGCACGCAACGTTGCACCGGCAGACGCCAGCTTGCGGGCAGGCCGGTGGGACCGGAAGAAATATCAAGGCATCGAGCTCCACGGGAAGACCCTCGGCGTTATCGGGCTCGGCCGGATCGGCTCCCTCGTCGCGCAAAGAGCTCTCTCGTTCGGTATGCGACTCGTTGCATTCGATCCCTACGTCTCCTCAGAGCGAGCCCGCCGGCTCGGGGTTGAGGTCGCCGACAACCTCGACGATCTGCTGGCACGGTCTGATTTCATCACGGTGCACCTTCCGCGGACCAAGGAAACAGTTGGTCTGATCGGCCGGGACAACATCGCAAAGATGAAGGACGGGGTCCGCATCGTCAACGCCTCCCGCGGTGGGATCGTCGACGAACAAGCACTGGTCGAGGCAGTCCGGTCCGGCAAGGTGGCCGGGGCGGGCCTCGACGTGTACGACATGGAGCCGTTGCGAGACAGCCCCTTGCTCGACCTTCCGGAGGTGGTTCTCACGCCCCACCTCGGCGCTTCGACGATCGAAGCGCAGGACAAGGCAGGGCTCGATGTCGCTGAGGCGGTTGGTGCTGCACTGCGAGGGGAGTTGGTGCTCTCTGCGGTCAATGTGGACATCGGTCGCGATGTCGGAGATGAGACCCGTGAGTTCCTTGGAGTGGCCGAGTTCCTCGGCGCCATCTTCTGTCGCGTCGCACAGGGCCTTCCGGATCGCCTCGTTGTGCGGGCAGAGGGCCGGATCGCGGCCTCCCCGATCAGGCCACTCCGCCTGTCGGCGCTCAAAGGGGCTTTCAACGTGGTGAGCTCGGCTCCGGTCTCGTTCGTCAACGTCGAGGCCCTCGCCAATCAGAGCGGTCTCGTAATCGTAGAGGAAGCCTCGCAGGAATCCGATGAGTTCGTCTCGCTGCTCCGTCTATCGGGGGAGGTGGGTGGGCGGACGGTGTCCATCGCCGGCACCATCGGGCGAAAAGGTGCGCATCTCGTATCGATCTTCGGGCATGACGTCGAACTGCTCATGTCGCGCCACATGTTGCTGGTCCGGAATGCCGATATCCCCGGGGTCATCGGACGGGTGGGCACCTACCTGGGTCAGATCGGAATCAACATCGCCAATATGGCTGTCGGTCAATCCCCCGAAACCGGCAACGCCGCCATGATGGGTCTCAGCCTCGACCGTGCCCTCGATGAGACACAAATGGAGCAGTTCCGCTCTCTCGACGGTGTGGAGGAAGCACAGCAGGTAGAGCTACCACTCTGA
- a CDS encoding universal stress protein: MTWEPNVIVAAVDGSDRSIKATQLAAEMARRNGSKLHILTVVRPPEGWWGIGGAPPPARALSESLMEAQKEVLDRTVAEVNLEGIDYQVGEELGDPASAIVHYCEDVEADLLVIGRRGAGLMERFVMGSVADRLVHYSPCPVVVVP; encoded by the coding sequence ATGACCTGGGAACCGAATGTCATCGTGGCGGCCGTCGACGGCTCGGACCGCAGCATCAAAGCCACCCAGCTGGCGGCGGAAATGGCGAGGCGCAACGGGTCGAAGTTGCACATCCTCACCGTGGTTCGACCGCCCGAGGGCTGGTGGGGCATCGGTGGAGCACCCCCACCTGCCAGGGCGCTGTCGGAATCACTGATGGAGGCCCAGAAAGAGGTTCTGGATCGAACCGTCGCCGAAGTGAACCTCGAAGGCATCGACTACCAGGTCGGCGAAGAGCTCGGCGATCCGGCCAGTGCCATTGTGCATTACTGCGAGGACGTTGAAGCCGACTTGCTCGTCATCGGGCGCCGCGGTGCCGGGTTGATGGAGCGGTTCGTGATGGGTTCCGTTGCCGATCGCCTCGTGCACTACTCCCCTTGTCCCGTGGTGGTCGTGCCGTAG